In Megalops cyprinoides isolate fMegCyp1 chromosome 12, fMegCyp1.pri, whole genome shotgun sequence, the sequence CACTAGTATTGGAATACCAGTTCAACAACATTATATGGAACTTGATACTGAACATCTTTTAAACAGATCTGAAAGCAGTGCATGTGTAGAGatgtgcattcatcttgctgggacagccaatcaggagcaaCATCAGCCATCCTCTCATTGCATATAGCTTATTAAAGGTATTAATCTTTGAGGGAAAGAATTCTATGTTGTGGCTGGTTACAACTGAAGTACATGAAATCCATTAATTTGGTGCATCATTTCATAAAACTGACCAACATAGGTAGCTTGGGTTGCTCAAAACCTCTGTGATATTTATCTGTTTTGGTTTGGCAAATGTTTGTACAATTTGTGcttaattgtaattattaaaaaCTTGTTGAACAAAATCATAAAGAGCTACTGTATGTGTCAGGTTGTGTTGTTTTACTTTTCCTTTTATGCTCAACTGTTAACCAAATGTGAGTATCACAGAGAAGTGCCTGCGGCAGTAACTGTAGCTGTTGATGACAGTGGCCAATGCTAGGCTCCATTGCAAACAGTAAACCCGGCAGTAAGGGTACACCTGCCGGTTCCCATGCGCGCTGCCAGTAAATTGCATCAGTGAAACACCGAAACTCCGAAACTGGCGAAGCGCCAGAAACAGCACCCACTAATTTCTTCAGGGCCCTGGGAAAAGGGAGAGCCCTCCTCCTTGGAGAGACGGAAGACAAAGGATGACTAACCAAGCCCCACAACGCAGAGCGTGAGGCACCTCACTGCTCATGAGAAACCAAACCTGTCCGGTCAGCCTCCTATTGCTCAATGTATGCCTTGTTctcctcagtgctgtgtctctgtagggaaacttttcctgttttgcgggagtgagtgggtgagtgggtgagcaAGTGAACGAATAAGTGTatgagtaaataaaaatgttgttccCTCTTTCTTGTGGTTTGCCCTCTCTTAAGTGGCCACCTTTTATAACAAAGAGACAGCGGGTGGTTCCAATTGAAGGAGCCTGTCACAGTGTCTCATTGCCTGTGGCCAGGTACGATGGCTTTGGCTGCAAGAAGACGTGTGTCTGAGTTTGAGAggtctttccctctctgtttcagctGCTCTGATTTGTAAGCTATAGACTGGAGTTTACATACCCAAGTGGGGCACTGCCTCTGCGTAGCGAACAAAGTTAAATGCTTCCACAGACGTTTAGCtctataaatgtaaaaattgtagcaTGTGACAAATGATAAAGCTGAAAAAGGACAGCATCATGGCAAGTGCATTGTATACATGCCTCTGAGCACCTGAGCCCcttaaacccccccccaatcttCAACTAAACTACTAAACtttaaaaaactataaaaaaaaaaacaataatggtttggttgtaatggtttaatgtaatggtttggttgtattggtttaacacacttgttagctttacctgctagtttgtaccttgcctggccagcCTTTGGAACtgtgtcatgcagtacttctaatattgttgactctgtatgttttttcgcttgtgttgtattgtacctcacttgtaagtcgctttggataaacgcatctgccagatgaataaatgtaatgtaaatgtgtctctGTTTAGGATGCTATAATGATGCAGAGGAGATGCGTATGTGAGTGAATTAGTGAATGAACACGTAATTTTACCTTATCCTTTCTGCTCCAGGCATATGGGATCTGCTACTTTCAAGCTTACTGAGCTGACAGACGTGACAAATGTGACGTGTGTAATACCTCTCGCTTTGCAAGATGGGACATgtaagaaaacaacacaaccaGTGCTTAAGATCTGTGTGTGAAGAGAACCTTCACCTGTTCCCCAAAACGTTTgagttgggtgtgtgtgtgtgtgtgttgctggggGGGGCACTGGCTGTTTGAAAGACAGGAGGGAAGAATTCCTGGTGTCCAGTTATCCTGTGAGGGACTCAATTGATTTACCATTGCCTGAGTTTTGTGAACATTTGCAGGACATTGAACCGCTTCGCAAAACTGGGAGAGGGGAAGGAAATGTGGAGAACCTTCACTTGCTCCCCAAAACTGTTAACTgcttgttaattgtttaaaggTTTAAGATTTTGTCACATTAAATTCATCTAACCAGTTAATTGTTTCTTAGTAACTTGTCAATTTGCAATTGTCTGTGTCTATataagccagccattggttaatcAGCTGCACCTGCTAATTAAGGCCTATtatgtacaggtgtgtggctaTAGTACCAGGAGACTGAAACTGTTTGGGTTGGgttgtggctgtgtgctcaaGGCTggttcctttttgtttgttggtttttaaaaaatgaattagtgGTTTTTCAGGATTTGAtccttttgttccattttttgtgAAAGCTTTGCCAGCTTTGTCATGCTGCGCAAGTTGATCTTCTTGTGTATTCTGTATTAAATGAGAGATCTGGCAGATTCTTCAGCTCTTGAGGCCTGGCAAGGTCTCTTTCAGAGACCATGCATTTTGAAGCTTTGACCAAACCAGAGCACGCCATTTGAAAGGTTGTGTAAGGTTTCTGTTCAGTTTAGTCATGCAGTCTTAGGCTCACCCCCCTTCTAAGTCTAATTACCAGTGAACTATAGTGACCATAACTGCTGCTTTAAAATTTCCTTGCAGCGGTAACCGCCAGTACTAGCAAATCACAGCTCACTAATGTAAGCGGTTCCCCCAGTAAGAGGTACCCAGATGTCATCAGTAGGTTCATTTCTATGGTTGGACGCTTCTTTAATTGGTATAGCCCAAATGTATGTTGAGGAATGGTAGTCACAAATGCTAGCAGATCtgtactgtgtctctgtgggaagTACCAAGCAGTATACGACACTTAGACAGACTAATgaacaaagacacagaggaaTTACCACAATAACTTCAGCTCAACGTTTAACAGTGCACTGATGTGATTCGttcaaatttaaatatgtgtCTAACATTGAGCTAATCTCAGTTCCAATGCAGCACAGGCAAATGCTGATTTATGGTGACAATtatctttaatttatttataactATTTAAGAAAGAAATATTTGGCATATTGACTGCATTTTTGAGCACAGTAAGGTTGTATCAGATCACTGTTATGCTACATAATAcctcaatgcacacacacacacacacacacacacacagacactgcatcACCACGCTGCTAAAGGTTCACCCAAAACATCGATACAATGTTTGATCAGAGTAAATTCAAATTCTGTTATCAGATTGTGGTTCCCTGTGCCTGTACTTCACAGCAGCAGTCCTATCCCAGGTATCAAACCTAAATCCAATTACCCTCCTTCAGTCTTACCCCCTTCAATGGAACACCTTCAGTCTAATATTTAATCTTCCTTTTTTACCTCATTTATCCTGAATCTTATGGAACTCCTTGAAGTCCTAATGTCATTAACCAGACGTTCAGGCAGGATGCTTAAAAAGAGAACTACTGAGGGCTGTGTGGCATGCCCATCCATTCTACTGACAATCAAAATGCTGGTATTCTGGGATCAGTCACATTTCTTAGGCATTCTCTCTATAGGCTTATCAACATCTGCACATGTCagctttaagaaaaaaagggaactgTGCATAACTAACAACAACTAAGAATGAGTTAATAACAATGGCACTTGGTTTGtcttttcataatttatttgcaCTTCATGTAAACATACACACCAAACAAGGTAAaatttcaaacatgaaaaagtgAGAAAGAGTTAGGGCAAAAATAGTTTCACAGAGATGAATCCTGTTTGTAAAAACAATGTGCTATAACGAACTAAAGCATcgacaaaaaatgacatgctgAACATGTCATTTAGTGTACcttctcaggaaaaaaatctgcatttaaaaactgttaaacagtattgattttaaaaacatacaatgcGCTTCTACAAGAAGCATTATGGTAATGTCCTTTCACAAAGATGAACTGTTGGCTGCATAAGGTGTGCACAGAATTCCTGGTAGACTTGACTCAAATCAAAATTAAGGGTGTAATcaatataaaaaattaaatggctgTAAATGGATTGGACTTGCATGGTACATAACTGGTGCTTTACATTACCTATTGATAAGGTGCTTTACCCAAGATATAGGCTAAGCTAAAAAGAGTGCCCACTGCAGATCCTTTGGTCATTGAAAAACACCTACAACTGTATGTTATGGCAAACGGGGatgaaacaaacagctgtcCTGGGAACCTTTCCCTGGAACAGCAGAAATACGCATTGCAAATAAGTACACTTAAGGCTGGCAGACAGGCTCTGATCATGAATACAATGCCTATGAATGCCTGAGCAGCTGAGATCCCACAGGGCTGTCATTCACACCTGCACCAAAAACGACACCTATCATAATCTAGTGCCTTTAACTTGAACTCTTGCCTAAGAAAGTCTGTGCCTGGCCACATGGTGTGAAAAGGATGTGTTCAACCCTGACTGCTTCTTCTCTAACAACCTCGGAGAGTGGATAAGTTTCAAATGAGTGGCACATAATTACACTGCGCTATCAAAGGATCTTGCTTTTAGATTGGCAAAATGCTTTTGGCTACTTAGTAGCAAACTAAGAAAATTCTCAAGTTTGAAATCTGTGTTCCCTGTGTGACTGGCATTTCACGGTTTTGAGTTCTAAACTGGCTTCAAACATGAAGCCGTTGTTCGTTCCCACTTTTGATGTACCAGACAACACCCTGTGTTACCAGGAGCTCTTTTTCACCACTTGCAGATTGTCAATCCTCAGTTCAGAATCCGCTTCACAAATAAGGGCCATCACAGTCAATCTGTGCAAATATGCACTTGGCCCCTTCTATGCAGGGATCCCCTGAATCCCTGCATCCATCCAGCAAAGAAACTGCATTAACCATGTCCTCCGCCAAGACCTGATTCCCAAGGGCCAGCACGCCTGTCACCAAGACTGAAATGTTCAAGTctgaataaattaacaaattaagTGTTTTTGGCTGTGCACCAGTCATTTCAGACAAAGCAGAAGAACTTCTTCCACCCGCACTTGGAGAAGGTCCTTGCACGGTCTGAAAACTTCAGCTTCTTGGCCTTCCGTGCCTTGTGTTTGATAGCGGCGAAGATGGCCGTGTCAAACACTTCCTTCAGGTTCTTCTGCGTCAGCGCGGAGCACTCCACATAGTCCTGGGCCCTGATCTTCTCTGCCAGCTCACGGCCCCGGGAGTTCAGCACCGGCTTCACCTTGAAGCGGTCCAGGTTGATGAGGATGTTGACGTCGTGCCGGAGGTCTGACTGAGTCCCTACCAAGATGATGGGGGAAGCCGGGTTGTAGGCCCGGATTTCAGGGATCCACTTCTTGGTGATGTTCTGGAAGGACGTGGGGTCAACGACGCTGAAGCAGACGATGAACACGTCTGTGTGAGCGTAGCAAAGGGAGCGAAAGCCGTCAAACTCCTCCTGTAGAAGGACAACAGCTAGTTTATTCACTGCAGAATTTAAGTTTACAGAGTGTCGAAATTAGACTGAACAAGATTCAATCCAGAAATGGCTTAACTGACATAGAGGTATTAATTACAGAAGCCTTGTTGAAAAATAACACTTGGCATCCTTGCAATAGAACACTTCTTGAAAACTACATCTTTGGTACGATATAGCCTAACATAGGCATTATTTTctacagaaaatgaagaaactgAGCTTGAGAC encodes:
- the LOC118787209 gene encoding rho-related GTP-binding protein RhoV-like, whose protein sequence is MPPQMEYSYEETRIPSVCISHEKAHEPAISCMLVGDGAVGKTSMIVSYTTNGYPTEYQQTAFDVFTGMVQVDGTPVRIQLMDTAGQEEFDGFRSLCYAHTDVFIVCFSVVDPTSFQNITKKWIPEIRAYNPASPIILVGTQSDLRHDVNILINLDRFKVKPVLNSRGRELAEKIRAQDYVECSALTQKNLKEVFDTAIFAAIKHKARKAKKLKFSDRARTFSKCGWKKFFCFV